The Imtechella halotolerans DNA window TGCCGCATGGGGAAGTCAACGTGATTCTAATTTTAAGGTAGTAAATCATATAGGGCATACCAATCTTAAAGAGGCTATTACAATGGCTGAGTTTAGCAGTGAATTCGTTGATGCAATTGCAACTCTTTCACCGTATTATTTTAAACCCTCTAGTCTGGAGAAATTAGTGTTTTATTGTGCTGAAATTGCCAAGTCTGCGCCTAACTTGCCATTTTATTATTATCACATTCCAGATCTGACTGGTGCACATTTTGATATGCTTAGTTTTACAACATTGGCTAAGGAACAAATTCCATCTTTTGCTGGTTTAAAGTTTACTCAAAATAATTTTATACATTATGCTAAAGTTCAAGAACACTATCGGGCTACTTCTGATGTAGCTCTTTTTGGAGTGGATGAATGTTTTTTGTCTAGTTTACCATTAGGAGCTAAAGGCTGGGTAGGAAGTACATATAATCATTTAGCTCCATTGTACTATAAAATCAAAG harbors:
- a CDS encoding dihydrodipicolinate synthase family protein produces the protein MKNLIAATYAPMNGKAELEVSRVDAYASFLKRNKVAGVFINGSTGDFSSLSIEERNQLAAAWGSQRDSNFKVVNHIGHTNLKEAITMAEFSSEFVDAIATLSPYYFKPSSLEKLVFYCAEIAKSAPNLPFYYYHIPDLTGAHFDMLSFTTLAKEQIPSFAGLKFTQNNFIHYAKVQEHYRATSDVALFGVDECFLSSLPLGAKGWVGSTYNHLAPLYYKIKECFEEGNHEEAAMLQQKAIAFVDLVASYGGFNGGGKSVMKILGIDCGASRYPHTTLTDKQLKELTTQIDGLGLSPYLSV